From Lujinxingia vulgaris, a single genomic window includes:
- a CDS encoding protein kinase domain-containing protein: MSDDRFKQARRSLIDRANQRQQGGDGGFESDADDKTQMVDLNALQGAPEPQFAPPPTFDGPSDEATQLFELPPDMMGGPGADDHITSSAPDYSGYSQPAAPAQPAQPAAPSMGGSGGHQVYVGDEAPDYEGSTQFVNIADFAEQAAHYTPEQQAAGYDGNTQFVDVNALMAGAEASGGDPIENDQDLQRGYIFTPDAIQRGDITLIFAQNQLGRPVVLKRVWEGPAEQMSTPLRQRIAQLHALRHPNLVPMNGMFVSKSGMWVEIDRPEGTRLTQIIQQQGPQDPEQVIAWLKSVSEVLETIHAQQLAYANLTTDAVWITPQGEAMVEPFDMLRFEDRGGLGAFGPPEMQFPPAQRQLSPATDVFSLAAVATAALTGLPLDSSRLAQLGDQKLAQALQTALHPDPTQRQQTPAEFAAALKSGGGSGGLDIKVVIGGVAALMMLTLVAMMFMGGEPAQPAPQPQQQAAAPAQPGTQEPAADPNAPAAAAPAAAEDPAAQANAPPVPLPGTVVVDQRLTISQSFKQNPPASGPAEITEDQFDELRAEARRLKEEGDKARRSEQLDSYRPALEAVTQVIRAQKEPAEDDLALWREIYDNREIKDYIKDLRERVEGELDKGLVGKARNDYEDLSAVDPSANADDFIQATTSAEVVAVTRNEDDTDK; this comes from the coding sequence ATGTCCGACGATCGTTTCAAACAAGCCCGCCGAAGCCTCATCGACCGAGCCAACCAGCGCCAGCAGGGAGGCGACGGCGGCTTTGAGTCCGACGCCGATGACAAGACCCAGATGGTCGACCTCAACGCGCTGCAGGGCGCCCCTGAGCCCCAGTTCGCGCCCCCTCCCACCTTCGACGGCCCCTCCGACGAGGCCACCCAGCTCTTTGAGCTGCCTCCGGATATGATGGGCGGCCCCGGCGCCGACGATCACATCACCAGCAGCGCCCCCGACTACAGCGGCTATTCTCAACCGGCCGCCCCGGCACAACCAGCACAACCGGCAGCCCCCTCCATGGGTGGCTCCGGCGGCCATCAGGTCTACGTCGGCGACGAGGCCCCCGATTACGAGGGCAGCACCCAGTTTGTGAACATCGCAGACTTCGCCGAGCAGGCCGCCCACTACACCCCCGAGCAGCAGGCCGCCGGCTACGATGGCAACACCCAGTTTGTCGACGTCAACGCCCTGATGGCCGGCGCCGAGGCATCCGGCGGCGACCCCATTGAGAACGACCAGGATCTGCAGCGCGGCTATATCTTCACCCCCGATGCGATCCAGCGCGGCGACATCACGCTGATCTTTGCACAGAACCAGCTCGGCCGCCCCGTCGTCCTCAAACGCGTCTGGGAAGGCCCCGCCGAGCAGATGTCCACCCCGCTGCGCCAGCGCATCGCCCAGCTCCACGCTCTGCGCCACCCCAACCTGGTGCCGATGAACGGCATGTTCGTCTCCAAATCCGGCATGTGGGTTGAGATCGACCGCCCCGAAGGCACCCGCCTCACCCAGATCATCCAGCAGCAGGGCCCTCAAGACCCCGAGCAGGTCATCGCCTGGCTTAAATCCGTCTCTGAGGTGCTCGAGACGATCCACGCCCAGCAGCTCGCCTACGCCAACCTCACCACCGACGCGGTCTGGATCACACCCCAGGGCGAGGCGATGGTCGAGCCCTTCGACATGCTGCGTTTTGAAGACCGCGGCGGCCTGGGTGCCTTCGGCCCCCCCGAGATGCAGTTTCCGCCGGCCCAGCGTCAGCTCTCCCCGGCCACCGACGTCTTCAGCCTGGCCGCCGTCGCCACCGCCGCCCTCACCGGCCTGCCCCTGGACAGCTCTCGCCTGGCTCAGCTCGGCGATCAGAAGCTCGCCCAGGCCCTGCAGACCGCCCTTCACCCCGACCCGACCCAGCGTCAGCAGACCCCCGCCGAGTTCGCCGCCGCGCTCAAGTCCGGCGGCGGCAGCGGCGGGCTCGACATCAAGGTGGTCATCGGCGGCGTCGCCGCACTGATGATGCTCACCCTGGTCGCCATGATGTTTATGGGCGGTGAACCCGCTCAACCAGCCCCCCAACCCCAGCAGCAGGCCGCAGCGCCGGCCCAGCCCGGCACGCAGGAACCCGCTGCCGACCCGAATGCTCCCGCAGCCGCCGCGCCGGCTGCCGCCGAGGATCCCGCAGCCCAGGCCAACGCCCCCCCTGTTCCGCTTCCCGGCACCGTCGTCGTCGACCAGCGCCTGACCATCTCGCAGAGCTTCAAACAAAACCCGCCCGCCAGCGGCCCGGCCGAAATCACCGAAGATCAATTCGACGAGCTTCGCGCCGAAGCCCGACGGCTCAAAGAAGAAGGCGACAAAGCGCGTCGCAGCGAGCAGCTCGATAGCTACCGCCCCGCCCTTGAGGCCGTCACTCAGGTCATCCGCGCTCAAAAAGAGCCCGCCGAAGACGATCTGGCCCTCTGGCGCGAGATCTACGACAACCGCGAGATCAAAGATTACATCAAAGACCTGCGCGAGCGCGTTGAGGGCGAGCTCGACAAGGGACTGGTCGGCAAAGCCCGCAACGACTACGAAGATCTCAGCGCCGTCGACCCCTCGGCCAACGCCGACGACTTCATCCAGGCAACCACCTCCGCCGAAGTTGTCGCCGTCACTCGCAACGAAGACGACACCGATAAGTGA
- a CDS encoding CpaF family protein, translating to MIPQQIFEQSIRRYFHVLTPYLDDDSVSEIMVNGPNDIWIEVKGKLQKTDAKFENEDDLMGGAKNIAQFVGKTLNELHPRMDARLPDGSRVHVVLPPCARNGVSMAIRRFGKFDLTIDKLISYGSITREAANFIDICVKMERNIIVAGGTGSGKTSLLNCVSSLISDDDRIIVIEDSSELQMQQPHCLMLETRGPDAKGRGAVEIEHLFHSAMRLRPDRIVIGEIRGGEALTLLQAMTSGHGGTMSTTHATYPDDTLRRLETMAMMSEVDMPLAALRSQVASAIQVIIQTSRFNDGSRKITHICEVLGLDERGEYRIRPIFVFRNRGNDPDTGKVLGEHIGMGNLPTFIDAIRERGLPIDERWFAKPRD from the coding sequence ATGATCCCACAGCAAATCTTCGAACAGTCGATCCGGCGCTACTTTCACGTGCTGACTCCCTACCTCGATGACGACTCCGTCAGCGAGATCATGGTCAACGGCCCCAACGACATCTGGATCGAGGTCAAGGGCAAGCTGCAAAAGACCGACGCGAAGTTCGAGAACGAAGACGACCTGATGGGCGGCGCCAAAAACATCGCCCAGTTCGTCGGCAAAACCCTCAACGAACTTCACCCCCGCATGGACGCGCGCCTCCCTGACGGAAGCCGCGTGCACGTGGTGCTGCCCCCCTGCGCCCGCAACGGCGTCTCGATGGCCATTCGCCGCTTCGGCAAGTTCGATCTGACCATCGACAAGCTCATCAGCTACGGCTCGATCACCCGCGAAGCGGCCAACTTCATCGACATCTGCGTCAAGATGGAGCGCAACATCATCGTCGCCGGCGGTACCGGCTCCGGAAAGACCTCGCTGCTCAACTGCGTCAGCTCGCTCATCAGCGACGACGACCGCATCATCGTTATCGAGGACTCCTCCGAACTTCAGATGCAGCAGCCCCACTGCCTGATGCTTGAGACCCGCGGCCCCGACGCCAAAGGCCGCGGCGCCGTCGAGATCGAGCACCTCTTCCACTCCGCGATGCGCCTTCGTCCCGACCGCATCGTCATCGGGGAGATCCGCGGCGGCGAGGCGCTGACCCTGCTTCAGGCCATGACCTCCGGTCACGGTGGCACCATGTCCACCACCCACGCCACCTACCCCGACGACACCCTGCGCCGTCTGGAAACCATGGCCATGATGAGCGAGGTCGACATGCCCCTGGCCGCCCTGCGCAGCCAGGTCGCCTCCGCCATCCAGGTCATCATTCAGACCAGCCGCTTCAACGACGGTAGCCGTAAGATCACCCACATCTGCGAGGTCCTCGGCCTCGATGAGCGCGGCGAATATCGTATTCGTCCGATCTTCGTCTTCCGCAACCGTGGCAACGATCCGGATACCGGCAAGGTCCTCGGCGAACACATCGGCATGGGCAACCTCCCCACCTTCATCGACGCCATCCGCGAGCGCGGCCTGCCTATCGATGAACGCTGGTTCGCCAAACCCCGCGACTGA
- the ccsA gene encoding cytochrome c biogenesis protein CcsA → MLKFIDRTIFPVVAALAVLSTLVAMGLIFFYAPVEQTMGIVQKIFYVHVPSAMASYAGFTVTAVCSLIYLFSPRDHWDHGAVAGAELGLFYCIFVLISGPLWAYKAWGTPWTWDPQLTATFVLFLLYGGYVLLRHFGGSSMRLKKIAAVLGVIAFVDIPLIHYSVRIWGGLHPVVEREGGGGLAPEMAQVFGVSMLAFLLMFATLLWLRFRVRWREAELDRLYLEVEDLARVREA, encoded by the coding sequence ATGTTGAAGTTTATCGACAGGACGATTTTTCCGGTGGTCGCCGCGCTGGCTGTGCTGAGCACGCTTGTGGCGATGGGGCTGATCTTCTTTTACGCGCCGGTCGAGCAGACGATGGGCATTGTGCAGAAGATCTTTTATGTGCACGTGCCCTCGGCGATGGCCTCGTATGCGGGGTTTACGGTGACGGCGGTGTGCAGCCTGATCTACCTCTTTTCGCCGCGTGACCACTGGGATCACGGGGCGGTGGCCGGCGCAGAGCTGGGGCTATTTTACTGCATCTTTGTGCTGATCAGCGGTCCGTTGTGGGCGTACAAGGCCTGGGGAACGCCCTGGACCTGGGATCCGCAGCTGACGGCGACCTTCGTGCTCTTTTTGCTCTACGGGGGCTATGTGCTCCTTCGCCATTTTGGCGGGAGCAGCATGAGGCTCAAGAAGATCGCGGCGGTGCTGGGTGTGATCGCCTTTGTGGACATCCCGCTGATTCACTACTCGGTGCGGATCTGGGGCGGGTTGCACCCGGTGGTTGAGCGCGAGGGAGGCGGGGGGCTGGCGCCGGAGATGGCGCAGGTCTTCGGGGTGAGCATGCTGGCGTTTTTGCTGATGTTTGCCACGCTCTTGTGGCTGCGTTTTCGGGTGCGCTGGCGGGAGGCCGAGCTCGACCGGCTCTACCTGGAAGTTGAAGATCTGGCGCGGGTTCGCGAGGCGTGA
- a CDS encoding CcmD family protein, whose product MKKQWKGLMSALMVFAAVVGASPLASAQGAQTSLASQDTSVPGGTLLMICYIILWVMIGGYVFFVMRRQKALAEDLERLEGRLDEVLGTGAEGDV is encoded by the coding sequence ATGAAGAAGCAGTGGAAAGGGTTGATGAGCGCGCTGATGGTGTTCGCGGCGGTGGTGGGGGCGTCGCCCCTGGCGAGCGCGCAGGGGGCGCAGACGTCGCTGGCCTCGCAGGACACCTCGGTGCCGGGCGGGACGTTGTTGATGATCTGCTACATCATTCTGTGGGTGATGATCGGCGGGTATGTGTTTTTTGTGATGCGTCGGCAGAAGGCGCTGGCCGAGGACCTGGAGCGCCTGGAAGGGCGGCTGGATGAGGTGCTGGGGACCGGTGCTGAGGGAGATGTGTGA
- a CDS encoding NAD-dependent epimerase/dehydratase family protein, with amino-acid sequence MRVFLTGGTGFVGSHVAEVLQDAGHEVVALVRESSDVRHLSALGVEQVVGSMGAPEALLEVLKGCEVVIHVAGMTTGKSPQELFEVNGAGSGKLAQVAAEAGVGRFIYVSSTAAQGPGQGREPRPRGLRPEPVSHYGRSKLMGEGAVLAVREQMGVTILRPPPVYGPRDRDMFQVFQLAKFGVGPVLGDGSRWLSVIHVHDVARAALRCLEDEGTANIYTVDDGGRYTWRDLTRIVGEAVGRRPVHLPIPQVLFGAAAVLSEVGGKMVGATPIFNTDKYAEMSQQSWVCGHEAIAEKLGWAPSLNLEEGARQTAQWYREQGWI; translated from the coding sequence ATGCGGGTGTTTCTGACGGGTGGAACGGGGTTTGTGGGCTCGCATGTGGCCGAGGTGCTTCAGGATGCGGGCCACGAGGTGGTGGCGCTGGTGCGGGAGAGCTCGGATGTGCGTCATCTGAGCGCGCTGGGAGTCGAGCAGGTCGTGGGCTCGATGGGGGCGCCCGAGGCGCTTCTGGAGGTGTTGAAGGGCTGTGAGGTGGTGATTCACGTGGCGGGGATGACCACGGGGAAGAGCCCGCAGGAGCTCTTTGAGGTCAACGGGGCGGGGAGCGGGAAGTTGGCTCAGGTGGCGGCCGAGGCCGGTGTCGGGCGCTTTATTTATGTGTCGAGTACGGCGGCGCAGGGGCCGGGTCAGGGGAGAGAGCCCCGGCCGCGGGGTTTGCGGCCGGAGCCGGTGAGCCATTACGGGCGCAGCAAGTTGATGGGGGAGGGGGCGGTGCTGGCGGTGCGTGAGCAGATGGGGGTGACGATTTTGCGGCCGCCGCCTGTGTATGGGCCCCGCGATCGGGATATGTTTCAGGTCTTTCAGCTGGCGAAGTTCGGCGTGGGGCCGGTGCTGGGGGACGGGTCGCGCTGGTTGAGCGTGATTCATGTGCATGATGTGGCGCGGGCGGCGCTGCGCTGTCTGGAGGATGAGGGCACGGCGAACATCTATACGGTGGATGACGGCGGGCGCTACACCTGGCGGGATCTTACGCGGATTGTGGGGGAGGCGGTTGGCAGGCGGCCGGTGCATCTGCCGATCCCGCAGGTGCTCTTCGGGGCGGCGGCGGTGCTCAGTGAGGTGGGGGGCAAGATGGTGGGGGCGACGCCGATCTTTAATACCGACAAGTATGCGGAGATGTCGCAGCAGTCCTGGGTGTGCGGGCATGAGGCCATCGCCGAGAAGCTGGGGTGGGCGCCGAGCTTGAATCTTGAGGAAGGGGCGCGGCAGACGGCGCAGTGGTATCGGGAGCAGGGCTGGATATAG
- a CDS encoding arginine--tRNA ligase: protein MRIAQIESHLIALKDQALAAFEIPSDIAAQITLANPPDPTMGDRGFPVFLLARHLRKGPPQIAAQIAEHLEGVIADDPLVDAVSADGPYVNLRLNPAQLANIVTSQALELGDDFGRDVLDPHKIMIEFSAPNTNKPQHLGHVRNNLIGDSVARILDFAGHNVTRVNLINDRGIHICKSMLAYQRFGEGETPESADLKGDHLVGKYYVRFDQEFRTEYKAWQTSPEAEERLKAWLGSPESKDARKAHGDDADALKKAFFAAFKDTYFNTLSELGGAARQMLRDWEAGDAQVVALWKTMNQWVFDGFDETYSRLGVHFDRVYYESNTYKLGKSIVEEGLQQGKFKKLDDGAVVCDLEALGLQGQKVLLRGDGTSVYMTQDLGTALARFDEYDVERMIYVVGDEQNYHFDVLFRILAMLRPELEGNLNHLSYGMVELPDGKMKSREGRVVDADDLMNEMESLAAAAVAERYPELSDEDKAHRARVIGLAALKYFILDFSPRSTVQFDPQKSIDFQGRTGPYCLYSYARISSIARKLGGWPELSDEARNAALQSLSTDLELAVIRQLQDWPRTVETAATQLSPGRITETLFNISKTFSTLYNDADHRIVDLEGPRRDGLILLARAVQNTLGAGLSILGIETLDEM from the coding sequence ATGCGCATCGCCCAGATCGAATCCCACCTCATCGCGCTCAAAGACCAGGCCCTGGCGGCCTTCGAGATCCCCTCGGACATCGCCGCACAGATCACCCTGGCCAACCCGCCGGACCCGACCATGGGCGACCGCGGATTCCCCGTCTTCCTGCTGGCCCGACACCTGCGCAAAGGCCCCCCTCAGATCGCCGCTCAGATCGCTGAACACCTCGAAGGAGTGATCGCCGACGATCCCCTCGTCGACGCCGTCAGCGCCGATGGCCCCTACGTCAACCTGCGCCTCAACCCCGCGCAGCTGGCCAACATCGTCACCTCCCAGGCCCTGGAGCTCGGCGACGACTTCGGGCGCGATGTCCTCGATCCTCACAAGATCATGATCGAGTTCAGCGCCCCCAACACCAACAAGCCCCAGCACCTGGGCCACGTGCGCAACAACCTCATCGGTGACTCCGTAGCCCGCATCTTGGACTTCGCCGGCCACAACGTCACCCGCGTCAACCTCATCAACGACCGCGGCATCCATATCTGCAAATCCATGCTCGCCTACCAGCGCTTCGGAGAAGGCGAGACCCCCGAGAGCGCCGACCTTAAAGGCGACCACCTCGTCGGCAAGTATTACGTGCGCTTCGACCAGGAGTTCCGCACAGAATACAAGGCCTGGCAAACAAGCCCCGAGGCCGAAGAGCGCCTGAAGGCCTGGCTCGGCTCCCCCGAGAGCAAAGACGCCAGAAAAGCGCACGGCGACGACGCCGACGCCCTCAAAAAAGCCTTCTTCGCCGCCTTCAAAGACACCTACTTCAACACCTTAAGCGAGCTCGGCGGCGCCGCCCGACAGATGCTCCGCGACTGGGAAGCCGGCGACGCGCAAGTCGTGGCGCTGTGGAAGACCATGAACCAGTGGGTCTTCGACGGCTTCGATGAGACCTACAGCCGCCTGGGCGTGCACTTCGACCGCGTCTACTACGAGTCCAACACCTACAAACTCGGCAAATCCATCGTCGAAGAGGGCCTGCAGCAGGGTAAGTTCAAAAAACTCGACGACGGCGCGGTCGTCTGCGACCTCGAAGCCCTCGGCCTCCAGGGCCAGAAGGTCCTTCTGCGCGGCGATGGCACCAGCGTCTACATGACCCAGGACCTCGGCACCGCCCTGGCCCGTTTCGACGAGTACGACGTCGAGCGCATGATCTATGTCGTCGGCGACGAGCAGAACTACCACTTCGATGTGCTCTTCCGCATCCTCGCCATGCTGCGCCCCGAGCTTGAGGGCAACCTCAACCACCTCTCCTACGGCATGGTGGAGCTCCCTGACGGCAAGATGAAGAGCCGCGAGGGCCGCGTCGTCGACGCCGACGACCTGATGAACGAGATGGAATCCCTGGCCGCAGCCGCCGTCGCCGAGCGCTACCCCGAGCTCTCCGACGAAGACAAAGCCCACCGCGCCCGCGTCATCGGCCTGGCCGCGCTTAAGTACTTCATCCTCGACTTCTCCCCGCGCTCCACCGTGCAGTTCGACCCCCAGAAGTCCATCGACTTCCAGGGTCGCACCGGCCCTTACTGCCTCTACAGCTACGCGCGCATCTCCTCAATTGCCCGCAAGCTCGGCGGCTGGCCCGAGCTCAGCGATGAGGCCCGCAACGCCGCGCTCCAAAGCCTCTCCACCGATCTCGAACTCGCGGTGATCCGCCAGCTCCAGGACTGGCCCCGCACCGTCGAGACCGCCGCCACCCAGCTCTCGCCAGGCCGCATCACCGAGACCCTCTTCAACATCTCCAAAACCTTCAGCACCCTCTACAACGACGCCGACCACCGCATCGTCGACCTGGAAGGCCCCCGTAGAGACGGCCTCATCCTCCTGGCCCGCGCCGTCCAGAACACCCTGGGCGCAGGCCTCTCCATCCTCGGCATCGAGACCCTCGACGAGATGTAG
- a CDS encoding alpha/beta fold hydrolase, with protein MINAWIPASAPAALRSVYTPSPFQNLPFHWWECGQGPDTVVFLHGIMAHAMAFRLAISPAAENFRVIVADLPGHGFDRTFRSPRIPPTIDALSDWLQALLDAIDAPRIHLVGHSLGATLSFLHARQSPEPRLQSLSLVSPGLKLRTSPRTAPLIKALPTSVASLGMNRLGIRLLEPMQWRRARMSLPELDAYLTPLKDPARLKFMLKLASDIVAAGDRSAGGHTIALPTLLLWGDRDHLLPLDTAHRLHRDIPDARLHIFEGCGHSPMEDAPLEFNRALADFLTR; from the coding sequence ATGATCAACGCCTGGATCCCCGCCTCCGCCCCCGCCGCGCTGCGCTCGGTCTACACCCCCTCGCCATTCCAGAACCTCCCCTTCCACTGGTGGGAGTGCGGCCAGGGCCCCGACACGGTGGTCTTTCTCCACGGCATCATGGCCCACGCCATGGCGTTTCGCCTGGCGATCTCGCCGGCCGCTGAAAACTTCCGCGTCATTGTCGCCGACCTGCCCGGCCACGGCTTCGACCGGACCTTTCGCTCCCCCCGCATTCCCCCGACCATCGACGCCCTCTCCGACTGGCTCCAGGCCCTCCTCGACGCCATCGATGCCCCACGCATCCACCTGGTCGGTCACTCCCTGGGCGCCACCCTGAGCTTTCTGCACGCCCGCCAAAGCCCCGAGCCCCGCCTGCAGTCCTTAAGCCTGGTCAGCCCCGGACTTAAACTTCGCACCTCCCCGCGCACAGCCCCCCTCATCAAGGCGCTGCCCACCTCCGTGGCGAGCCTGGGCATGAACCGCCTGGGCATCCGCCTGCTTGAACCCATGCAGTGGCGCCGTGCGCGCATGTCCCTCCCCGAGCTCGACGCCTACCTGACCCCTCTTAAAGATCCGGCGCGCCTGAAGTTCATGCTCAAACTCGCCAGCGACATCGTCGCCGCCGGTGACCGCAGCGCCGGTGGTCACACCATCGCGCTGCCCACCCTTCTGCTCTGGGGCGACCGCGATCACCTCCTCCCCCTCGACACCGCCCACCGCCTCCACCGCGACATCCCCGACGCCCGCCTTCACATCTTTGAAGGCTGCGGCCACAGCCCCATGGAAGACGCCCCCCTGGAGTTCAACCGCGCCCTGGCCGACTTCCTCACCCGATAA
- a CDS encoding polyhydroxyalkanoate synthesis regulator DNA-binding domain-containing protein — MPKLVKRYANRKLYDTESSTYITLENIEEMVREGEDVRIIDNSTGEDITSATLAHIVLDQQRANPAFPVSVLRGIIQSGEEFFARLQWPVTQFRDEFRRRAEALEEGGKAIREFVDGTQRSLDDMQRRLDDRFRDAVDQLTHLPEMQREIDELKETVEDLEDRLVRLEAMAAQERQNSK; from the coding sequence ATGCCAAAGCTCGTAAAGCGCTACGCGAACCGAAAGCTCTACGATACCGAATCGAGCACGTACATCACCCTGGAGAACATCGAAGAGATGGTTCGAGAGGGGGAGGATGTGCGCATCATCGACAACTCCACGGGGGAAGATATTACCAGCGCGACGCTGGCGCATATCGTGCTCGATCAGCAGCGGGCTAACCCGGCGTTTCCGGTCTCGGTGCTGCGGGGGATCATTCAGTCGGGGGAGGAGTTTTTTGCCCGGCTGCAGTGGCCGGTGACGCAGTTTCGCGATGAGTTTAGGCGTCGGGCCGAGGCGTTGGAGGAGGGGGGCAAGGCGATCCGGGAGTTTGTCGACGGGACGCAGCGCTCGCTCGACGATATGCAGCGTCGGCTCGATGATCGCTTTCGCGACGCGGTCGACCAGCTCACGCACCTGCCGGAGATGCAGCGCGAGATCGATGAGCTCAAAGAGACGGTCGAGGATCTCGAAGATCGGCTGGTGCGCCTGGAGGCGATGGCTGCGCAGGAGCGTCAGAACTCGAAGTAG
- a CDS encoding zinc-ribbon domain-containing protein, which produces MIIRCPECSTGFNLPDERVNEKGVKLRCSRCSHVFRVRAGEGDDVEIFYQDEDNAEEGAEVTSSEDVGEKKLKLPARGGLSLGGSSSANPFPSAGLSLKPKKASAPGGDDAFEGAFDEPSEAEEMEEAEAPATPAAKFGPPPGVKVAGAPPTAAAAPAAEAPVDDAGPILGNGSSAFGDPSEFVDDSFGADGPYFDPNTGKVESPVAPAGPGAAGPPAGARRPGAPAARGAAPAAAAAPAPVAAAPANFDDIDDLEPHRIGGSGGSKVVTLLLIVCLVAMGFLGTVAALNGGFLDFKQFGQMIEVAFGDGEYTPREAWAKPTQTTIIQAPEDPLVVESVYGQLVDVGRSDKVLVVRGFVRSYAEESFHNVKLRATVSSAEGRPLREVNGVAGVDVSAAEVAGQKSVEDARGLVEGGGQSLSPKSVVPFTLVVDEVPQTVLDGGSFGLKVSVMDQAGGGAPVAAGE; this is translated from the coding sequence ATGATCATCCGGTGTCCCGAGTGTTCGACAGGATTCAACCTCCCCGACGAGCGGGTCAACGAGAAGGGCGTCAAGCTGCGCTGCTCTCGTTGCAGCCATGTCTTTCGCGTGCGAGCGGGGGAGGGCGACGACGTGGAGATCTTTTATCAGGATGAGGATAACGCCGAGGAGGGCGCTGAGGTGACGTCGTCGGAAGATGTGGGAGAGAAGAAGTTGAAGTTGCCGGCCAGGGGCGGGCTTAGTCTGGGCGGCTCGTCGAGCGCCAACCCCTTTCCGAGCGCGGGCCTGAGCCTGAAGCCGAAGAAGGCCAGCGCGCCGGGTGGGGATGATGCGTTTGAGGGGGCGTTTGATGAGCCCTCGGAGGCCGAAGAGATGGAGGAGGCCGAGGCGCCGGCAACACCAGCGGCGAAGTTCGGTCCGCCTCCGGGGGTGAAGGTGGCCGGGGCACCTCCGACGGCGGCTGCGGCGCCGGCGGCGGAAGCACCGGTGGACGACGCGGGGCCGATACTCGGGAATGGCAGCTCCGCGTTTGGCGACCCTTCGGAGTTTGTGGACGACTCGTTCGGGGCGGACGGGCCTTATTTTGATCCGAACACCGGCAAGGTGGAGTCGCCGGTGGCCCCGGCTGGCCCGGGGGCCGCTGGACCTCCGGCGGGAGCCCGTCGCCCGGGTGCTCCGGCCGCGCGTGGGGCAGCGCCGGCGGCGGCTGCAGCGCCGGCTCCTGTGGCGGCGGCCCCGGCGAATTTTGACGACATCGACGATCTTGAGCCGCATCGCATCGGCGGGAGCGGGGGCTCGAAGGTGGTCACGCTGCTTTTGATCGTATGCCTGGTCGCGATGGGTTTTCTGGGCACGGTGGCGGCGCTCAACGGCGGCTTTTTGGACTTCAAGCAGTTCGGTCAGATGATCGAGGTGGCGTTTGGCGACGGGGAGTACACCCCGCGGGAGGCGTGGGCCAAACCCACGCAGACCACGATCATTCAGGCGCCCGAAGATCCCCTTGTGGTGGAGAGCGTGTACGGCCAGCTGGTCGATGTGGGGCGCAGCGATAAGGTGCTGGTGGTGCGCGGGTTTGTGCGCAGCTACGCCGAGGAGTCCTTCCATAACGTGAAGCTGCGCGCGACGGTCTCGAGCGCCGAGGGGCGTCCGCTGCGCGAGGTCAACGGGGTGGCGGGTGTCGATGTGAGCGCCGCCGAGGTCGCCGGGCAGAAGAGCGTGGAAGATGCGCGCGGGCTGGTTGAGGGTGGCGGTCAGTCGCTGAGCCCGAAGAGCGTGGTGCCCTTTACGCTGGTCGTCGACGAGGTGCCGCAGACGGTGCTTGACGGGGGCAGTTTCGGGCTGAAGGTCTCGGTGATGGATCAGGCCGGCGGTGGTGCGCCGGTGGCCGCTGGCGAGTGA